Proteins from a genomic interval of Phormidium ambiguum IAM M-71:
- a CDS encoding DUF6325 family protein, which translates to MSLGPIEILCIKFPNNFVKDEIAAALRSLVENKTIRIIDIIFIKKSENGEVIVNEMDELDDVDYSIFDPIIADITGLISEEDVQTIAQSLDNNSFAALMLFENIWATAFRDAVVNANGQLLLNERIPSQVIEEVMAAQVPATA; encoded by the coding sequence ATGTCTTTAGGCCCGATCGAAATTCTGTGTATCAAATTCCCCAACAATTTTGTCAAAGATGAAATTGCCGCAGCCTTGAGGTCTTTAGTCGAAAATAAAACTATTCGGATTATCGATATTATCTTCATCAAAAAGAGCGAGAACGGTGAAGTTATCGTCAATGAAATGGATGAATTAGATGATGTTGATTACAGCATTTTCGATCCGATTATTGCCGATATTACTGGGCTGATATCGGAAGAGGATGTGCAAACGATCGCACAATCTTTAGATAATAACTCTTTCGCTGCCTTAATGTTATTTGAAAATATTTGGGCAACAGCATTTCGTGATGCAGTTGTTAATGCTAATGGTCAACTTTTGCTTAATGAACGGATTCCGAGCCAAGTGATTGAAGAAGTTATGGCGGCTCAAGTTCCTGCAACAGCATAA
- a CDS encoding SHOCT domain-containing protein, with product MLRRSSRRSTAPRSGPGLLNTMARTAVISGTATATNRAVNSAIDQKAIAAQQKAIQAQQEQAEKAQMKAQIAELQSAQNQPVAPPPPAATPANTPPAQTDLLAQLTQLAQLKEGGFLTEEEFQLAKAKLLN from the coding sequence ATGTTGAGAAGATCTTCTCGTCGATCGACTGCTCCTCGCAGTGGCCCAGGTTTGTTAAATACTATGGCAAGAACAGCGGTAATTAGCGGTACGGCGACAGCAACAAATAGGGCGGTGAATAGTGCGATCGATCAAAAAGCGATCGCAGCACAACAAAAAGCCATTCAAGCCCAACAAGAACAAGCAGAAAAAGCACAAATGAAAGCTCAAATTGCCGAGCTTCAATCAGCACAAAATCAACCAGTAGCTCCTCCTCCTCCAGCAGCTACACCAGCCAATACGCCACCAGCACAAACCGATCTTTTAGCTCAACTAACACAATTAGCACAGTTAAAAGAAGGCGGTTTTCTGACTGAAGAAGAGTTTCAATTAGCTAAAGCAAAGTTGCTGAATTAA
- a CDS encoding cyanophycinase translates to MNTAAKRGPLVIIGGAEDRDGDCIVLREFVRLAGGLKAHIAVMTAATSLPKEVGDDYIRIFKRLGAELVDLVHTECRDDSQRDENIHIVEQATGIFFTGGDQSRIVEFIRATPLDDAMHKRHEEGVVIGGTSAGAAMMPDEMIVGGLSVSNPSVNAVSMGPGMGFLPEVVIDQHFAQRGRLGRLLAALVQQPTMLGLGIDEDTAIIVNGDEFRVVGRGAVTVVDESTATHNNLAGLLKDEAIALCGVKLHILPHGYRFNLKTHQPLIES, encoded by the coding sequence ATGAATACTGCGGCAAAACGTGGCCCTTTAGTAATTATTGGTGGCGCAGAAGATCGAGACGGTGACTGTATAGTTTTGCGAGAATTTGTTCGGTTGGCGGGTGGCTTAAAAGCTCATATTGCCGTTATGACTGCTGCCACTAGTTTGCCGAAAGAAGTCGGAGATGACTACATCCGTATTTTTAAAAGATTAGGTGCAGAATTAGTAGATTTAGTACATACTGAATGCCGCGATGATTCGCAAAGAGATGAAAATATTCACATAGTTGAACAAGCAACAGGCATATTTTTTACAGGGGGCGATCAGTCTCGCATTGTGGAATTTATTAGAGCTACACCATTAGACGATGCCATGCACAAACGACATGAAGAAGGAGTTGTAATTGGTGGTACTAGTGCTGGTGCAGCAATGATGCCTGATGAAATGATTGTCGGCGGATTATCTGTTTCTAATCCTAGCGTTAATGCTGTTAGTATGGGGCCGGGAATGGGCTTTTTACCAGAAGTTGTAATTGACCAACATTTTGCTCAACGAGGTCGCCTTGGTCGTCTTTTAGCAGCATTAGTTCAACAACCAACTATGTTAGGTTTAGGTATTGATGAAGATACGGCAATTATTGTTAATGGGGATGAATTTCGCGTAGTTGGCAGGGGTGCAGTTACTGTTGTTGATGAATCAACTGCTACGCACAATAATTTAGCAGGTTTGTTGAAAGATGAAGCGATCGCTTTATGCGGAGTTAAGTTGCACATTCTACCTCACGGTTATCGCTTCAATCTGAAAACACATCAACCTTTGATTGAATCATGA